A window of Spiroplasma syrphidicola EA-1 contains these coding sequences:
- the uppS gene encoding polyprenyl diphosphate synthase, producing MSVKGPEHVAIILDGNGRWATAQGLARTDGHEQGAKQIKTIALAASKMGIKYLTIYCFSTENWNRSVGEVNYLMNMPQRLLQNKQINDFNNEQIRINHIGRTTKMPPKTLEILQDSLAKTKDNKGMVLTFAFDYGAVEEMVSAINNIIAEKIPVVDETILANHLYTKDLPLVDLLIRPGGEKRLSNFLLFQSRYAELYFSDKYWPEFDEKCLLAAIMDYNNRNRRFGGITDNE from the coding sequence ATGAGTGTAAAAGGACCAGAACATGTTGCGATTATTTTAGATGGTAATGGTCGCTGAGCAACAGCCCAAGGATTAGCGCGTACCGATGGCCATGAACAAGGGGCTAAGCAAATTAAAACTATTGCTTTGGCAGCTAGTAAAATGGGGATTAAGTACTTAACAATTTATTGCTTTTCAACGGAAAACTGAAATCGCTCAGTTGGGGAAGTTAATTATTTAATGAACATGCCGCAACGTTTACTACAAAATAAGCAAATTAATGATTTTAATAACGAACAAATTCGTATTAACCATATTGGCCGAACAACAAAAATGCCACCCAAAACCCTTGAAATTTTGCAAGATAGTTTAGCAAAAACAAAAGATAACAAAGGAATGGTTTTAACTTTTGCCTTTGATTATGGGGCTGTTGAAGAAATGGTGTCTGCAATTAATAATATTATTGCTGAAAAAATCCCTGTTGTTGACGAAACAATTTTAGCAAACCATTTGTATACAAAGGATTTACCACTTGTTGATTTATTAATTCGACCGGGGGGCGAAAAACGGTTAAGTAACTTTTTATTATTTCAAAGTAGATATGCTGAATTATATTTCTCAGATAAATATTGACCAGAATTTGATGAAAAATGTTTACTAGCGGCAATTATGGATTATAATAATAGAAATAGAAGATTTGGGGGAATCACAGATAATGAGTAA
- a CDS encoding ferritin has translation MVATDSVKDLQTYLTEHAKMQLFCYNLSSNADRLGFPGFSHYFQVQGQDEVLHQRRIMNFMMQSDVHFQLDSLTLPEYKKYNNLKEIVEAYKEKRTYFAELTNKLAKDASTRNDLTTTKFYDWFIIDFSEELGEIKDLLDWIAMSNGDYYDLDKKVLKREEPNTLLVIEPFSPHK, from the coding sequence ATGGTAGCAACAGATAGTGTAAAAGATTTACAAACATATTTAACTGAACATGCAAAAATGCAATTATTTTGTTATAACTTAAGTAGCAATGCAGATCGGTTAGGATTCCCTGGTTTTAGCCATTATTTCCAAGTGCAAGGTCAAGATGAGGTATTACATCAACGTCGAATTATGAATTTCATGATGCAATCTGATGTTCATTTTCAATTAGATAGCCTTACGTTGCCCGAATATAAAAAATATAATAACCTGAAAGAGATTGTTGAAGCATACAAAGAGAAAAGAACTTACTTTGCTGAATTAACTAATAAATTAGCAAAAGATGCATCAACTCGTAATGATTTAACAACAACAAAATTCTATGATTGATTTATTATTGATTTTTCGGAAGAATTAGGAGAAATTAAAGATTTATTAGATTGAATTGCAATGTCAAATGGGGATTATTATGATCTTGATAAAAAAGTTTTAAAACGTGAAGAACCAAATACGTTGTTAGTAATTGAACCATTTAGCCCTCATAAATAA
- the pyrH gene encoding UMP kinase has product MGLKYKRVLLKISGEALGTEDNIYDSQKIHDIAKQIVKLQEEGLQIAIVVGGGNIWRGNQADTISMNPISADYMGMLATVMNALALEAVLKNEGSTHVVVTSKVQVPEVASPYLFKKAKALLEKGAIVILAGGTGQPKFTTDTAATIRAIELEADVLLMAKNGVDGIYDKDPKQNKDAVRFEQISLRDLQQKNLKVMDLTASSLAMEDNVDIVVFDINDANNIYKAAHGQARATIVTGGEK; this is encoded by the coding sequence ATGGGATTGAAATATAAGCGCGTTTTATTAAAAATTTCTGGGGAAGCCCTAGGAACAGAAGATAATATTTATGATTCACAAAAAATTCATGATATTGCCAAACAAATTGTTAAATTGCAAGAAGAAGGCTTACAAATTGCCATTGTTGTTGGTGGGGGAAATATCTGACGAGGAAATCAAGCCGATACAATTAGTATGAATCCAATTAGTGCTGATTATATGGGGATGTTGGCAACAGTAATGAATGCCTTAGCATTAGAAGCAGTGTTAAAAAATGAAGGAAGTACGCATGTTGTTGTTACTTCAAAAGTACAAGTGCCAGAAGTAGCATCACCATATTTATTTAAAAAGGCAAAAGCCTTATTAGAAAAAGGGGCAATTGTTATTTTAGCCGGAGGAACAGGGCAACCTAAATTTACGACTGATACAGCAGCAACAATTCGAGCAATTGAACTTGAAGCTGATGTCTTACTAATGGCCAAAAATGGGGTTGATGGAATCTATGATAAAGATCCAAAACAAAATAAAGATGCTGTTCGCTTTGAACAGATTAGTTTACGAGACTTACAACAAAAAAACTTAAAAGTAATGGACTTAACAGCATCAAGTTTAGCAATGGAAGATAATGTTGATATTGTTGTCTTTGATATTAACGATGCCAATAATATTTATAAAGCTGCCCATGGGCAAGCACGCGCAACAATTGTAACAGGAGGAGAAAAATAA
- the rny gene encoding ribonuclease Y, whose product MATYQWIIIVISVGLSGLVLGYIIEKYLRFRLKRKIKQKVLEAEQTAKKIINVAKAEGKVEAALIRQEAKDETDRKRSEFLEREKFSAEREQLIHEREEGLNKKEQVFFRKQNELETTTKYYKQLVEESITLLEKVSGYSREAAKEILFKEIGDKYQLEIGAFLKNAETAAKLTAKNKAIDIITTAIERYATDTVIEKTTAILELEDDNMKGRIIGKDGHNIKTFELATGVDLIIDDTPNQVQLSSFNPIRREIARRALEKLVLDGRIQPNRIEEVVKNEQNDFDVLILDVGRQTVEELGITNIDLSLIEHLGMLKFRTSYGQNVLLHSIEVAKLAGIMASELGLEPSIAIRAGLLHDIGKAIDFENEGSHVTLGVKLATKCNESDIIINAIHSHHGEVPPTNPYSVLVSAADTISAARPGSRNNTLENYITRMKELETICESIPGVDHAYAVQAGRQIRVIVNPVQKTDEETHKLAYDIREKIKANKSVPGDIVITIIRELRITETII is encoded by the coding sequence ATGGCAACATACCAATGAATAATAATAGTTATCTCAGTCGGCTTAAGTGGCTTAGTACTAGGATATATTATTGAGAAATATCTGCGTTTTCGTTTAAAACGGAAAATAAAACAAAAAGTATTAGAAGCTGAACAAACGGCAAAAAAAATTATTAATGTTGCCAAGGCGGAAGGGAAAGTTGAAGCAGCTTTAATTCGTCAAGAAGCGAAAGATGAAACTGATCGAAAAAGAAGTGAGTTTTTAGAACGCGAAAAATTTTCAGCAGAACGTGAACAATTAATTCATGAGCGGGAAGAAGGGTTAAATAAAAAAGAACAAGTTTTTTTTCGCAAACAAAATGAATTAGAAACAACAACAAAATATTATAAGCAATTAGTTGAAGAAAGTATTACTTTATTAGAAAAAGTATCAGGTTATTCTCGTGAAGCGGCTAAAGAAATTTTGTTTAAAGAAATTGGCGATAAATATCAATTAGAAATTGGGGCTTTTTTAAAAAATGCTGAAACAGCGGCGAAACTAACCGCCAAAAATAAGGCAATTGATATTATTACCACAGCAATTGAACGTTATGCCACGGATACTGTTATTGAAAAAACAACAGCGATTTTAGAGTTAGAAGATGATAATATGAAGGGGCGAATTATTGGGAAAGATGGCCATAATATTAAAACTTTTGAATTAGCAACGGGGGTTGATTTAATAATTGATGATACCCCAAACCAAGTGCAATTATCATCATTTAATCCGATTCGTCGGGAAATTGCTCGCCGAGCCCTAGAAAAATTAGTCCTTGATGGGAGAATCCAACCAAATCGGATTGAAGAGGTTGTTAAAAACGAGCAAAATGATTTTGATGTCTTAATTTTAGATGTTGGGCGTCAAACAGTTGAGGAATTAGGAATTACTAACATTGATCTTAGTTTAATTGAACATTTAGGAATGTTAAAATTCCGGACAAGTTATGGTCAAAATGTTTTACTCCATTCAATTGAAGTTGCAAAGTTAGCTGGTATTATGGCTAGTGAATTAGGGTTAGAACCAAGTATTGCAATTCGCGCTGGATTATTACACGATATTGGTAAAGCAATTGATTTTGAAAATGAAGGAAGCCATGTAACATTGGGAGTTAAATTAGCAACAAAATGCAATGAGAGTGACATTATTATTAATGCTATTCATTCTCATCATGGTGAAGTTCCTCCAACAAACCCATATTCAGTCTTAGTGTCTGCTGCTGATACAATTTCGGCCGCGCGACCAGGAAGTCGTAATAATACGTTAGAAAATTATATTACGCGAATGAAAGAATTAGAAACAATTTGTGAAAGTATCCCCGGGGTTGATCATGCTTATGCCGTGCAAGCAGGTCGACAAATCCGAGTTATTGTTAACCCAGTTCAAAAAACAGATGAAGAAACTCATAAATTAGCCTATGATATTCGGGAAAAAATTAAGGCTAATAAATCAGTTCCTGGTGATATTGTTATTACTATTATCCGTGAATTACGAATTACCGAAACAATTATTTAA
- the frr gene encoding ribosome recycling factor, protein MADMIIEQTKNKMEKVITALENELVKIRTGRANPNMLSHIVVDYYGTMTPITQMANIIVPEARQLVIKPYDRSIIAAIVGAINKSDLGISPMAEGDLIRLNIPALTEERRKILVKEMWKEVEGFKVAVRNERRDANDTIKKDGTGTEDDKKYYEGEIQKLTDKYIKLIDEKAIAKEKELMEV, encoded by the coding sequence ATGGCTGATATGATTATAGAACAAACAAAAAATAAAATGGAGAAGGTAATTACTGCCTTAGAAAATGAACTAGTTAAAATTCGCACTGGACGTGCTAATCCAAATATGTTATCACATATTGTTGTGGATTATTATGGGACAATGACTCCAATTACGCAAATGGCAAATATTATTGTCCCTGAAGCGCGTCAATTGGTAATTAAACCCTATGATCGCTCAATTATTGCTGCTATTGTTGGGGCAATTAATAAATCTGATTTAGGAATATCACCAATGGCGGAAGGAGATTTAATTCGCTTAAATATCCCGGCTTTAACAGAAGAACGTCGTAAAATTTTAGTAAAAGAGATGTGAAAAGAAGTTGAAGGGTTTAAAGTAGCTGTTCGTAACGAACGTCGTGATGCTAATGATACCATTAAAAAAGATGGTACGGGAACAGAAGACGATAAAAAATATTATGAAGGAGAAATTCAAAAATTAACTGATAAATATATTAAGTTAATTGATGAAAAAGCTATTGCAAAAGAAAAAGAACTAATGGAAGTATAA
- the ffh gene encoding signal recognition particle protein, producing MIGDFLANRLKKSIEKNLKKSTLTDETVQETLREIRLALLEADVNNAVVKDFIKAVEAKAKGEYINEGLNASQMMIKIVHEELINIFGKTAYELNLSAKPAVIMMVGLQGSGKTTTTGKIAKLIEKKYHKKPLLVACDIYRPAAIDQLKTIGQNLGVEVFERGTQNPVLTAQQAVEYAKEHKHDVVLLDTAGRLHIDENLMQELKEIKNNVSPSEILIVVDGMTGQDIINVASEFNDLLKLTGVVVTKLDGDARGGAALSITHLTKLPISFIGTGEGMSNLQIFYPDRMADRILGMGDVQTLFEKAKDVIDERDMKKTMNRMMMGQFDLQDLLNQMRQISKMGKMGGLMKLIPGMPKVSDEKIADAERKLKVTEVLLSSMTIKERREPRLLKHLSRKNRIIKGSGRSEKEYNELINQFEKTKKQVDEIARQIKSGRMPNIPGMGGLGGLGFN from the coding sequence ATGATTGGAGATTTTTTAGCTAATCGCTTGAAAAAGTCAATTGAAAAGAATTTAAAAAAATCGACTTTAACTGATGAAACAGTGCAAGAAACGTTACGTGAAATTCGTTTGGCTTTACTAGAAGCCGATGTAAATAATGCCGTTGTAAAAGATTTTATTAAAGCAGTTGAAGCTAAAGCAAAAGGAGAATATATTAACGAAGGCTTAAATGCTTCGCAAATGATGATTAAAATTGTTCATGAAGAATTAATTAACATTTTTGGGAAAACAGCTTATGAATTAAATCTTTCAGCTAAACCAGCTGTTATTATGATGGTTGGATTACAAGGGAGTGGGAAAACAACCACAACTGGGAAAATTGCAAAACTAATTGAAAAAAAATATCATAAAAAACCGTTGTTAGTAGCTTGTGATATTTATCGTCCTGCCGCAATTGATCAGTTAAAAACAATTGGGCAAAATTTAGGGGTAGAAGTTTTTGAACGGGGAACCCAAAATCCTGTTTTAACAGCGCAACAAGCGGTGGAATATGCCAAAGAACATAAACATGATGTTGTCTTATTAGATACTGCTGGTCGTTTACATATTGATGAAAATTTAATGCAAGAATTAAAAGAAATTAAAAATAATGTTTCGCCAAGTGAAATTTTAATTGTTGTTGATGGAATGACAGGACAAGATATTATTAATGTTGCTAGTGAATTTAATGACTTATTAAAATTAACGGGAGTAGTTGTCACAAAGTTAGATGGAGATGCTCGTGGGGGAGCTGCTTTATCAATTACCCATTTAACAAAATTACCAATTAGTTTTATTGGGACTGGGGAAGGAATGAGTAACTTACAAATTTTTTACCCTGACCGAATGGCTGACCGAATTTTGGGAATGGGAGATGTCCAAACCTTATTTGAAAAAGCAAAAGATGTCATTGATGAACGGGACATGAAAAAAACGATGAACCGAATGATGATGGGGCAATTTGATTTACAAGACTTGTTAAACCAAATGCGCCAAATTTCAAAAATGGGAAAAATGGGGGGATTAATGAAATTAATTCCGGGGATGCCAAAAGTTAGTGATGAAAAAATTGCTGATGCGGAACGTAAGTTAAAAGTAACGGAAGTTTTATTATCATCAATGACAATTAAGGAACGTCGTGAACCACGGTTATTAAAACATTTATCACGAAAAAACCGTATTATTAAAGGTTCTGGTCGTAGTGAAAAAGAATATAATGAATTAATTAATCAATTTGAAAAAACAAAAAAACAAGTTGATGAAATTGCCCGTCAAATTAAATCAGGGCGAATGCCAAATATCCCAGGAATGGGTGGCTTAGGGGGCTTAGGCTTTAACTAA
- the yihA gene encoding ribosome biogenesis GTP-binding protein YihA/YsxC: protein MFKFKNAKYLTSAVNKAGWIDDDLMEICVLGRSNVGKSSFLNMLTNNKQLAKVSQQPGKTKMLNFFSVNNNTFRLVDAPGYGFARVSNDQKDAFGQLMEDYLTARDNLKFVCLLIDLRHLPTSDDLAMYEFLKYHHLKTVIIGTKLDKLKRNDINKNEKLIKEALGFKTSDEFIKTSSKDKIGREECWKIFANLLGLE, encoded by the coding sequence ATGTTTAAATTTAAAAATGCCAAATATTTAACTTCTGCTGTAAATAAGGCTGGTTGAATCGATGATGATTTAATGGAAATTTGTGTTTTAGGGCGTAGTAATGTTGGTAAATCAAGTTTTTTAAATATGCTAACTAATAATAAACAACTTGCTAAAGTTTCTCAACAACCAGGAAAAACTAAAATGCTTAATTTTTTTAGTGTAAATAATAATACTTTTCGTCTTGTTGATGCTCCTGGTTATGGGTTTGCTCGTGTTAGCAATGATCAAAAAGATGCTTTTGGTCAATTGATGGAAGACTATTTAACAGCCCGGGATAATCTAAAATTTGTTTGTTTGCTGATTGATTTACGTCATCTGCCAACTAGTGATGACTTAGCAATGTATGAGTTTTTAAAGTATCATCATCTTAAAACAGTAATTATTGGAACAAAATTAGATAAGTTAAAACGTAATGATATTAATAAAAATGAAAAATTAATTAAAGAAGCTTTAGGGTTTAAAACAAGTGATGAATTTATTAAAACATCAAGTAAAGATAAAATTGGCCGGGAAGAATGCTGAAAAATTTTTGCTAACCTTTTAGGATTAGAATAA
- a CDS encoding Sapep family Mn(2+)-dependent dipeptidase — protein MLIDVKKLQEEYFPLALEKIKEIIKIPSVRSEPVSDGPFGQGTKDVLDFAINLAKELGFKTYQDPQNRYGFVEYGSGEEVFAILGHLDVVPTGDLTKWEFEPFQPIVKDGKLFGRGAFDDKGPTIINLYALKYLKDHNFNPDYRIRLIYGLTEETDWTCIETYMATEGTPALGYTPDGAFPVVYAEKGIYDGDILGSGEPFTLKGGEAYNCVADLVYYHGEFKTEIAKWLTTEGIENYLEGENLIVKGKASHGSFPDRGINAALATLNAYAQFSNQSPIANFVKDHLYQAFNFSKIFPTMVDETGHLIVNNGIVEIDKTKSRLTLNLRVPVTFTQEEIVAGLSAELKKYQLELKSVDWQIPIHMAKDSMMITNIMKVYREVTGDQKAQPIALGGGTYAKSMPNCVAFGAEFDLEDSTMHAYNEYVRISDLQKMLEIYTKSLPLLTKKEV, from the coding sequence ATGTTAATTGATGTGAAAAAATTACAAGAAGAGTATTTTCCATTAGCGTTAGAAAAAATTAAAGAAATTATCAAAATTCCCTCTGTTCGCTCAGAACCTGTTAGTGATGGACCATTTGGTCAAGGAACAAAAGATGTTCTAGATTTTGCAATTAATTTAGCAAAAGAATTGGGCTTTAAAACTTACCAGGACCCCCAAAATCGTTATGGGTTTGTTGAATATGGTAGTGGCGAAGAAGTTTTTGCTATTTTAGGCCATTTAGATGTTGTACCGACAGGTGATTTAACAAAATGAGAATTTGAACCATTTCAACCAATTGTAAAAGATGGTAAATTATTTGGTCGTGGGGCTTTTGATGATAAAGGACCAACAATTATTAATTTATATGCCTTAAAGTATTTAAAAGATCATAATTTTAACCCGGATTATCGCATTCGTTTAATTTATGGGTTAACGGAAGAAACAGACTGAACTTGTATTGAAACTTATATGGCAACAGAAGGTACGCCAGCATTAGGTTATACCCCTGATGGCGCTTTCCCAGTTGTTTACGCGGAAAAAGGAATTTATGATGGTGATATTTTAGGGTCAGGGGAACCGTTTACTTTAAAAGGGGGCGAAGCTTATAATTGTGTCGCTGATTTAGTTTATTATCATGGCGAGTTTAAAACCGAAATTGCCAAATGATTAACAACAGAAGGGATTGAAAATTACTTGGAGGGAGAAAACTTAATTGTCAAAGGAAAAGCTTCCCATGGTAGTTTTCCTGACCGGGGAATTAATGCCGCATTAGCAACATTAAATGCGTATGCCCAATTTAGTAACCAATCCCCAATTGCCAATTTTGTCAAAGACCATTTATATCAAGCCTTTAATTTTAGTAAAATCTTTCCAACAATGGTTGATGAAACAGGTCATTTAATTGTTAATAATGGGATCGTTGAAATTGATAAAACAAAAAGTCGTTTAACTTTGAACTTACGTGTTCCAGTTACATTTACGCAAGAAGAGATTGTTGCTGGTCTTAGCGCGGAGCTTAAAAAATATCAATTAGAATTGAAAAGTGTTGATTGACAAATTCCAATTCATATGGCGAAAGATAGTATGATGATTACAAATATTATGAAAGTTTATCGTGAAGTAACAGGGGATCAAAAAGCCCAACCAATTGCTCTTGGTGGGGGAACTTATGCTAAATCAATGCCTAATTGTGTAGCCTTTGGGGCTGAATTTGATTTGGAAGATTCAACGATGCATGCGTATAATGAATATGTGCGGATTAGTGACTTACAAAAAATGTTAGAAATATATACAAAATCTTTACCATTATTAACAAAAAAAGAAGTTTAA
- a CDS encoding TrmH family RNA methyltransferase has translation MIREINSTDNDHIKALIKLKNGAKINEDAKFLVEGWNIIKEALKTLALVEIITTKEHQDYFITTAPTIPLTIVSEHVANKLKGSVNSQNVFAVLDLNKLKNYNYLDFSTDMLILENVQDPGNMGALLRTALGFNFNNILILGDSVSIFNEKVLRASQGAFLKLNLKVLKTNYLNVLQELAAAQNYYLISTGLNQKAVYLDQYSLPTSQKVALMFGNEGNGLSSELVAMSQLNLKININPQLESLNVSQASAVIMYEINKQKGGHNV, from the coding sequence ATGATTAGAGAAATTAATTCAACTGATAACGACCATATCAAAGCCTTAATTAAATTAAAAAATGGTGCGAAGATAAATGAAGATGCTAAGTTTTTAGTAGAAGGTTGAAATATTATTAAGGAAGCATTAAAGACTTTAGCGCTAGTAGAAATTATTACTACAAAAGAACACCAAGATTATTTTATAACAACAGCACCAACGATTCCTTTAACAATTGTGAGTGAACATGTTGCTAATAAATTAAAAGGAAGTGTTAATAGTCAAAATGTTTTTGCTGTTTTAGATTTAAATAAATTAAAAAATTACAATTATCTTGATTTTAGCACCGATATGTTAATTTTAGAAAATGTCCAAGATCCTGGGAACATGGGCGCTTTATTACGAACAGCCCTAGGGTTTAATTTTAATAATATTTTAATTCTTGGCGATAGTGTCAGTATTTTTAATGAGAAAGTTTTGCGTGCTTCGCAGGGCGCTTTTTTAAAATTAAATCTAAAAGTTCTGAAAACAAATTATTTGAATGTCCTACAAGAATTAGCCGCAGCACAAAACTATTATCTTATTTCAACTGGATTAAATCAAAAAGCAGTTTATTTAGACCAATATTCTCTTCCAACCAGCCAAAAAGTTGCATTAATGTTTGGCAATGAGGGTAATGGTTTAAGTTCAGAATTAGTAGCAATGAGTCAATTAAATTTAAAAATTAACATAAATCCTCAACTTGAGTCTTTAAATGTTAGTCAGGCTAGTGCCGTAATTATGTATGAAATTAATAAGCAAAAAGGAGGTCACAATGTTTAA
- a CDS encoding prolipoprotein diacylglyceryl transferase: protein MLFNFLSSPLDPSTITPENTPHNILANYGWVHMYAVFMTLGMIAAILVSYFRLKRRRIPIEPLIWSVFLIIPASLFGASFFGKVNTFVDDPWISSRGAIPFFSLFAFWEAGMSIHGGVLFGAIVGLTIFGVVGRSSHVSLWVYADCIIPNILLGQIIGRWGNFFNHELLGNVTTYDALSWLPAFIRDNAWAWDGMHPETVINALGQAEIVYRQPIFLYESFFNFILWVVITFIVPNFGQWCSKKPWKKDPKQYPFDLKYSMQHFFHRKDDLTKMTWSQAWNKAYFKNYPNQAQLETIEPVSVKTGKCKIKNRLTHWWANGSQQLTKLNNPEGYTITRSGVQTGFYFLGWNIIRFILETQRENETELFIKNNRIADYTVLLLIAFAGLLIILFAQFVAPYHYRKNGFLYEKEYVDYQTLNNWHFKSYLEQNLILGEENYYNTLPAAIKKYAMQYLGYSPQQFDKYFTFENFLANENPKVEVVNFSFKIKAINNRENYFTDELVVVIDNKLDLTPIFNQKRIVVNQQNNKVSKAEIMAAMTAVLTEQSMKEKIETYWRKIYPHLNPAKTNVLTVPLEQLLSFEELNVVNNRLEISKFKVKETECYYAKKKITFKV from the coding sequence ATGTTATTTAATTTCTTATCATCACCTCTAGATCCTAGCACAATTACTCCTGAGAATACCCCGCATAATATTTTAGCCAATTATGGTTGAGTTCATATGTATGCAGTCTTTATGACATTAGGAATGATCGCGGCCATTTTGGTCAGTTACTTCCGTTTAAAACGCCGTCGCATTCCAATTGAACCATTAATTTGGTCAGTTTTCTTAATTATTCCCGCTTCCCTATTTGGAGCTAGCTTTTTTGGAAAAGTTAATACTTTTGTTGATGATCCTTGAATCTCATCACGAGGGGCAATCCCATTTTTCTCATTATTCGCCTTTTGAGAAGCCGGCATGAGTATTCATGGGGGAGTCTTATTTGGAGCAATTGTGGGGTTAACAATATTTGGTGTTGTTGGTCGTTCATCTCATGTTTCATTATGAGTTTATGCTGATTGCATTATTCCTAACATTTTACTAGGACAAATTATTGGTCGCTGAGGAAACTTTTTTAACCATGAATTATTAGGAAACGTCACAACTTATGATGCCTTATCCTGGTTACCAGCCTTTATCCGCGATAATGCTTGAGCATGAGATGGGATGCATCCTGAAACAGTGATTAATGCTTTAGGGCAAGCAGAAATTGTTTATCGTCAGCCAATCTTTTTATATGAATCATTCTTTAATTTCATTTTATGAGTTGTTATTACTTTTATTGTCCCAAACTTTGGGCAATGATGTTCAAAAAAACCATGAAAAAAAGATCCCAAACAATATCCATTTGATTTAAAATATTCGATGCAGCATTTTTTCCATCGGAAAGATGATTTAACAAAAATGACTTGATCACAGGCTTGAAATAAGGCTTACTTTAAAAATTATCCGAACCAAGCGCAATTAGAAACAATTGAACCAGTTAGTGTTAAGACTGGTAAATGTAAAATTAAAAATCGCCTTACTCATTGGTGAGCAAATGGTTCTCAACAATTAACAAAATTAAATAATCCGGAAGGTTATACTATTACACGTTCAGGTGTTCAAACTGGTTTTTACTTTTTGGGTTGAAATATTATTCGCTTTATTTTAGAAACTCAACGGGAAAATGAGACAGAGTTATTTATTAAAAATAATCGTATTGCGGATTACACTGTCTTATTATTAATTGCCTTTGCTGGTTTATTAATTATTTTATTTGCCCAGTTTGTTGCACCATATCACTATCGTAAAAACGGATTTTTATATGAAAAAGAATATGTTGATTATCAAACCCTTAATAATTGACATTTCAAAAGTTATTTAGAACAAAACCTTATTTTGGGAGAAGAAAATTATTATAATACTTTACCTGCAGCCATTAAAAAATATGCCATGCAATATTTAGGTTATTCACCCCAACAGTTTGATAAGTACTTTACATTTGAAAATTTCTTAGCAAATGAAAATCCAAAAGTAGAAGTAGTTAATTTTAGTTTTAAAATTAAAGCCATTAATAATCGGGAAAACTATTTCACAGATGAGCTTGTTGTCGTAATTGATAATAAGTTAGATTTGACCCCAATTTTTAATCAAAAAAGAATTGTTGTTAATCAACAAAATAATAAAGTATCAAAAGCAGAAATCATGGCGGCAATGACAGCAGTTTTAACAGAGCAAAGCATGAAGGAAAAAATTGAAACCTATTGGCGTAAAATTTATCCGCACTTAAATCCCGCTAAAACAAATGTTTTAACAGTTCCGCTTGAACAATTATTAAGCTTTGAAGAGTTAAATGTTGTGAATAATAGGCTTGAAATTTCTAAATTTAAGGTGAAAGAAACTGAATGCTATTATGCTAAGAAGAAAATAACTTTTAAAGTTTAA